One window of the Mytilus galloprovincialis chromosome 14, xbMytGall1.hap1.1, whole genome shotgun sequence genome contains the following:
- the LOC143058785 gene encoding uncharacterized protein LOC143058785 isoform X6 — protein MLRADAEKKLRELTIETDQSQSRLRHIQTEFQNMEQAVSQMMQFKSKIDQLKHEKSSLSMQYENNLQKYNSHISSLERENIMLLNDVKKFEQQMSNGTDQERTKLLLERLKMLEAENSSLVLENEQQRQQYEKCLDEIANQVVQALLAQKALREECVKLQTRVQDLEFQNKELNCLFQQKVKYSSDTVLQSLPPSQTVSTSTLCESTGYYNSVCSLPPSSSVSVETMHITSTSHSIVQSTALMHHPSTSTDSLPSSDNAFEDCNTLTNNKCNSPNCGTNCDNGKCRTKIETEFPATNSSPKMKHVSVVERASEKAKQRSSSTSSLNTGSKIRTYRSNSTNASLGKSKIIPPGKISQSSSNVSANQIETTVQINQSDSSVKRRSLSQPDHINKTVTNVNQSKTGSKPTRTELSKSSSKLNSKLQKSSSSSSIPTKKTSKSQSLLPQSTGSQSRLPQKKTEHDSGRKNSGQLTHGSSNSRVPKTVPSIKTQGSSVSKLNQTSTQSDINTKVREVTPTNNQPARVPSFPNGQYFYDYSDEDSDINRPISGCSNGSTISINEILDDDDDTDTLLDADFTAEKFAFFETPQFMQAEEKKKEKARKKKEKSIFSSLRGKPDIVKDTEYSEQKNKIKSPRSHRRRSSLPHSNKTKQPNRPSSLVLNSKDKNNIKHGYSSSSLSSSESDENWSPQFARQYQLKLYKARNKSGSSESGSMSGSLSEKTQLKSSQELTPTVSEKSFCSQTEARDKDIYREVIVVKNIDNSNVNSLNRKRGPPPPIPKKPPIAGRRSPGIIMGIQSPGLRNKTLSTHQELSLLRPHEFKTGVFDNVDAIHSVSVIAEQTVNQTHKYMSSDSSFESVKNEKVERSGSKDDGYSTMSSDIQPEMLEKFSDSSLKRDAIFRNDFQVRNDMTVMHVTDSSHKFVNCGTSPLDTSVVNSNSPKRSSPNMQDKNGGYNSLGRVKAMKQMFEAECQKQNDTCKRFPLRKSFSVDSKLGHNEKTLNRRSLGDDVQLNVTEIDQTESKNRSSSWGNNSHQVTDSLHQNDTADLLDKDNKYSQNKRQIEDRTNLKEQDHYVSKLDHVTLSSDHVTSTSRSHMTSDRNSIYHMLNDSEENFLSDIPEEKEDYGEMSGASNEKLLDFPVRKQILKKDQISNLQLFETSKTKHYWSSTLGLCRFLSDSDLAEISKRQSVDNFKDIGNISSGKALERSVSLSGLNTKTEILANMKLAPTLRRSCRQSLINEINVNDRVQDIVKEHILKQLAHSVDSESDDDLQNYSFDQLLAKKQRQNYLAQSFESKFNQPAPFKNQCDFPEDSFSSNYHENEVTFSSNEERGEDKGRQSSKESSPMGEKPSKFRSDYYSLCMVGSNRSLFSGSNEGESDQILIDEPQCVNCKDPSNCRQCTKAKNTEEFDEISRQLQSLSKTVNALQQSLTGVDSCDSDAESNEDHSHMFISPNSDFHGDGYQWVEDDEFYLTPCGGELIMGASPFSDTGACAEWINEYADDTSCNDEFEFYGNFADEKIDVRQFQAPIKEEEEIHKYEESRTVTPPQSKSPIQRGKNGPQPCDSYSKQKALKKLRGEGHVRHHSDGHLSKINHESKANGTEERIGSIYRSRERTEDNKMSDPQVRAAMLDAMVHLSGASMDSLDDNIGVDHVMCSRLLGGDKGPVRSTGTRSAVDLSQFFVRYGEPEEEAVAAFDFLDEIPADPLQQQMTGLTISQSNTVSQCPQTELTNKGPENKSLPVQKQLESENSQTKEEKCQDIKGNTENKSKLQKPEKKFFNFTRSKSTKSTDNSKEKDSKLPKKVKSKEIKEKDKETPKEKSKIPKFRSSSSERKVSKQFSVKTMPENSIKSTGLKHFNSGSQEHVLSLKTNHRIVDKL, from the exons GCTCTCAGGGAAGAATGTGTGAAGTTACAGACCAGAGTTCAAGATTTAGAATTTCAGAACAAAGAACTGAATTGTCTATTCCAACAGAAAGTGAAATACTCATCAGATACTGTTCTGCAA TCTCTTCCACCCAGTCAGACAGTATCTACCAGTACATTATGTGAGAGTACAGGGTATTACAATAGTGTTTGTAGTCTTCCACCATCATCATCTGTATCTGTAGAAACTATG CACATCACGTCCACTTCACATAGTATTGTACAGTCCACTGCACTTATGCATCACCCTTCCACAAGCACAGACTCTCTACCCAGTTCAGACAAT GCATTTGAAGACTGTAATACTCTGACCAATAACAAATGTAATTCACCAAACTGTGGAACTAATTGTGACAATGGAAAGTGTAGGACAAAAATAGAAACAGAATTTCCTGCAACAAATTCTAGTCCGAAAATGAAGCATGTTAGTGTTGTAGAGCGTGCAAGTGAAAAAGCCAAACAACGAAGCTCTTCCACCTCATCGTTAAATACAGGAAGTAAAATCAGGACTTATAGATCTAATTCAACGAATGCATCATTAGGGAAAAGTAAAATTATTCCTCCTGGTAAAATTTCTCAGAGTTCTTCAAATGTATCAGCCAATCAGATAGAAACTACTGTACAAATAAACCAATCAGATTCAAGTGTTAAACGAAGAAGCCTGTCTCAACCAGATCATATCAATAAAACTGTTACAAATGTAAACCAGTCTAAAACTGGTTCCAAACCTACAAGGACTGAATTGAGTAAATCATCGAGTAAattgaattcaaaattacaaaagtCTTCAAGTTCGTCAAGTATACCAACTAAAAAGACAAGTAAATCTCAATCATTACTACCTCAATCCACGGGATCACAAAGTCGACTTCCTCAGAAAAAGACAGAACACGACTCAGGCAGAAAAAACTCAGGACAATTAACTCATGGAAGTTCCAACTCAAGAGTGCCTAAAACTGTACCATCTATAAAAACTCAGGGATCATCTGTATCAAAACTCAATCAAACTAGTACTCAGTCTGATATAAATACAAAAGTAAGGGAAGTAACTCCCACAAATAATCAGCCAGCTAGAGTACCATCATTTCCAAACGGccagtatttttatgattatagTGATGAAGATAGTGATATTAATCGTCCAATCTCAGGATGTAGTAACGGATCAACGATTTCAATTAACGAAATTTTAGATGATGATGACGATACAGATACATTATTAGATGCAGACTTTACTGCAGAAAAATTTGCTTTTTTTGAAACTCCACAATTTATGCAAgctgaagaaaagaaaaaggaaaaagcTAGAAAAAAGAAGGAGAAATCAATATTTTCTAGTTTACGTGGCAAACCAGATATTGTTAAGGATACGGAATATAGTgaacaaaagaataaaataaaaagtccACGATCACATAGACGTAGAAGTTCATTACCACAttctaataaaacaaaacaaccaaATCGACCTTCGTCACTTGTGTTGAATTCCAAagacaaaaataacataaaacatggaTATAGTTCTTCAAGCTTGAGTAGTAGTGAAAGTGATGAAAACTGGTCCCCACAATTTGCAAGACAGTACCAGTTAAAACTGTACAAAGCTCGCAATAAATCAGGAAGTAGTGAAAGTGGAAGTATGTCTGGTTCCTTGTCGGAAAAGACCCAGTTGAAATCGTCACAGGAACTAACACCTACCGTGAGTGAAAAATCATTCTGTTCTCAAACTGAGGCTAGGGACAAGGATATTTATAGAGAGGTGAttgttgtaaaaaatattgataattcaAATGTTAACTCTCTAAATAGGAAAAGAGGACCTCCACCTCCTATTCCTAAAAAACCTCCAATAGCTGGCCGCCGCTCGCCTGGAATTATAATGGGTATACAATCCCCTGGATTACGTAACAAAACGCTCTCAACTCACCAAGAACTGAGCTTATTGAGACCTCATGAATTCAAAACTGGGGTGTTTGATAATGTTGATGCTATTCATTCAGTCAGTGTTATCGCTGAACAAACTGTTAATCAGACTCATAAATACATGTCCTCTGATTCAAGTTTCGAAAGCGTGAAAAATGAAAAAGTGGAAAGATCGGGAAGTAAAGATGATGGATATTCAACTATGTCTAGTGATATTCAACCAGAAATGTTAGAAAAATTTAGTGATTCTTCATTAAAAAGAGATGCTATATTCCGAAACGATTTTCAGGTTAGAAACGATATGACTGTCATGCATGTTACGGATTCTAGTCACAAATTTGTTAATTGTGGGACTTCTCCATTGGACACATCTGTTGTGAATTCAAATTCTCCAAAACGTTCCTCACCAAACATGCAAGATAAAAATGGAGGGTATAATTCATTAGGAAGAGTTAAAGCTATGAAACAAATGTTTGAAGCTGAATgtcaaaaacaaaatgatactTGTAAAAGATTTCCTCTCCGTAAATCATTTTCCGTTGATAGTAAATTAGGGCACAATGAAAAAACTTTAAACCGCAGATCTCTTGGTGATGATGTTCAACTTAATGTTACTGAAATTGACCAGACTGAATCTAAAAATAGGTCATCGTCATGGGGAAACAACTCTCATCAAGTGACCGATTCTTTGCATCAAAATGATACCGCAGATCTCTTGGACAAGGATAATAAATATTCACAAAATAAGCGACAAATTGAGGATAGAACAAATTTAAAGGAACAAGATCATTATGTCTCAAAACTTGATCATGTGACTTTGAGTTCTGATCATGTGACATCAACTTCCAGAAGCCACATGACATCAGACAGAAATTCTATATATCACATGTTAAATGACAGTGAAGAGAACTTTCTTTCGGACATTCCAGAAGAAAAAGAAGACTATGGAGAAATGTCGGGAGCTTCTAATGAAAAATTATTAGATTTTCCTGTTAGAaagcaaattttgaaaaaagaccAAATATCAAATCTACAGCTTTTTGAAACTTCCAAAACTAAGCATTACTGGTCATCCACTTTGGGATTGTGTAGATTTTTGTCTGATTCTGATCTTGCTGAAATATCAAAGAGGCAGTCTGTTGACAATTTTAAAGACATTGGCAATATCAGTTCTGGAAAAGCATTAGAGAGATCAGTGTCTCTATCAGGTCTTAATACAAAAACAGAGATATTAGCAAACATGAAGCTAGCGCCAACATTGCGTAGAAGTTGTCGTCAATCATTGATTAATGAGATTAACGTCAATGATAGAGTGCAAGATATTGTCAAGGAGCATATTCTAAAACAG cTTGCCCATTCAGTTGACAGTGAGTCAGACGACGATCTCCAGAACTACAGCTTTGATCAACTTCTGGCAAAGAAACAAAGACAAAACTACCTGGCACAGTCTTTTGAG TCAAAGTTCAACCAACCAGCTCCATTCAAAAACCAATGTGATTTCCCTGAAGATTCTTTCTCTTCAAattaccatgaaaatgaggttactTTTTCGTCTAATGAAGAGAGAGGAGAAGATAAGGGTAGACAATCCAGTAAAGAATCTAGTCCAATGGGAGAAAAGCCTTCCAAGTTTAGAAGTGATTACTACAGTCTCTGTATGGTAGGATCAAATCGTAGTTTATTTTCGGGAAGTAATGAAGGTGAATCTGACCAAATTTTAATTGATGAACCACAGTGTGTTAACTGCAAAGATCCTTCAAATTGTAGACAATGTACAAAAGCTAAAAATACTGAAGAATTTGATGAAATTTCTCGACAACTTCAAAGTCTTTCGAAAACCGTAAATGCCTTACAGCAGAGCTTGACCGGTGTGGATAGCTGTGATTCTGATGCTGAATCTAACGAAGACCATTCCCACATGTTTATATCACCTAACTCTGATTTCCATGGTGACGGTTATCAATGGGTTGAGGATGATGAATTTTATTTGACACCATGCGGAGGTGAGCTCATTATGGGTGCTTCTCCATTTTCTGATACAGGTGCTTGTGCCGAGTGGATTAATGAATATGCAGATGATACTTCCTGTAATGATGAATTTGAATTTTACGGAAACTTTGCTGATGAAAAAATAGATGTTCGTCAATTCCAAGCTCCAATCAAAGAGGAGGAAGAAATTCACAAATATGAAGAATCAAGAACAGTAACTCCACCTCAAAGTAAATCTCCAATTCAGAGAGGTAAAAATGGTCCTCAGCCATGCGACAGTTACAGTAAACAGAAAGCACTGAAAAAGCTAAGAGGTGAAGGTCATGTAAGACACCATAGTGATGGACATCTTTCTAAAATCAATCATGAGAGCAAGGCAAATGGAACAGAGGAAAGGATTGGTTCTATTTATAGATCAAGGGAGAGAACTGAAGATAACAAAATGTCTGATCCACAG GTGAGAGCAGCTATGTTGGATGCCATGGTTCATTTAAGCGGAGCTAGCATGGATAGCTTAGATGATAACATTGGCGTAGATCATGTGATGTGCTCTCGACTCCTAGGTGGAG ACAAAGGACCAGTCCGATCCACAGGTACCAGATCAGCTGTAGACCTGTCTCAGTTTTTTGTTCGATATGGGGAACCAGAAGAAGAAGCAGTAGCAGCCTTTGATTTCCTGGATGAGATTCCTGCTGATCCACTTCAGCAGCAGATGACAGGTTTAACAATCAGCCAATCAAATACAGTGTCTCAGTGTCCACAAACAGAACTGACCAATAAGGGACCAGAAAACAAATCACTTCCTGTTCAAAAACAATTGGAATCTGAAAATTCTCAAACTAAAGAGGAAAAGTGTCAGGATATTAAAGGGAAtacagaaaataaaagtaaacttcAAAAACCGGAAAAAAAGTTTTTCAATTTCACAAGGAGTAAATCAACTAAATCTACAGATAATTCTAAAGAAAAGGATAGCAAGCTTCCGAAGAAGGTCAAAAGTAAAGAGATaaaggaaaaagacaaagagACTCCAAAGGAAAAATCTAAAATTCCAAAGTTCAGAAGTTCAAGCAGTGAACGAAAAGTTTCTAAGCAGTTTAGTGTCAAAACAATGCCAGAAAACTCTATAAAATCTACAGGTTTGAAACATTTCAATTCAGGATCTCAGGAACATGTTTTGTCTTTAAAAACAAACCATAGAATTGTTGATAAATTGTAA
- the LOC143058785 gene encoding uncharacterized protein LOC143058785 isoform X4, with protein sequence MVILEYIETLRAEKDNILKDLERERMLRADAEKKLRELTIETDQSQSRLRHIQTEFQNMEQAVSQMMQFKSKIDQLKHEKSSLSMQYENNLQKYNSHISSLERENIMLLNDVKKFEQQMSNGTDQERTKLLLERLKMLEAENSSLVLENEQQRQQYEKCLDEIANQVVQALLAQKALREECVKLQTRVQDLEFQNKELNCLFQQKVKYSSDTVLQSLPPSQTVSTSTLCESTGYYNSVCSLPPSSSVSVETMHITSTSHSIVQSTALMHHPSTSTDSLPSSDNAFEDCNTLTNNKCNSPNCGTNCDNGKCRTKIETEFPATNSSPKMKHVSVVERASEKAKQRSSSTSSLNTGSKIRTYRSNSTNASLGKSKIIPPGKISQSSSNVSANQIETTVQINQSDSSVKRRSLSQPDHINKTVTNVNQSKTGSKPTRTELSKSSSKLNSKLQKSSSSSSIPTKKTSKSQSLLPQSTGSQSRLPQKKTEHDSGRKNSGQLTHGSSNSRVPKTVPSIKTQGSSVSKLNQTSTQSDINTKVREVTPTNNQPARVPSFPNGQYFYDYSDEDSDINRPISGCSNGSTISINEILDDDDDTDTLLDADFTAEKFAFFETPQFMQAEEKKKEKARKKKEKSIFSSLRGKPDIVKDTEYSEQKNKIKSPRSHRRRSSLPHSNKTKQPNRPSSLVLNSKDKNNIKHGYSSSSLSSSESDENWSPQFARQYQLKLYKARNKSGSSESGSMSGSLSEKTQLKSSQELTPTVSEKSFCSQTEARDKDIYREVIVVKNIDNSNVNSLNRKRGPPPPIPKKPPIAGRRSPGIIMGIQSPGLRNKTLSTHQELSLLRPHEFKTGVFDNVDAIHSVSVIAEQTVNQTHKYMSSDSSFESVKNEKVERSGSKDDGYSTMSSDIQPEMLEKFSDSSLKRDAIFRNDFQVRNDMTVMHVTDSSHKFVNCGTSPLDTSVVNSNSPKRSSPNMQDKNGGYNSLGRVKAMKQMFEAECQKQNDTCKRFPLRKSFSVDSKLGHNEKTLNRRSLGDDVQLNVTEIDQTESKNRSSSWGNNSHQVTDSLHQNDTADLLDKDNKYSQNKRQIEDRTNLKEQDHYVSKLDHVTLSSDHVTSTSRSHMTSDRNSIYHMLNDSEENFLSDIPEEKEDYGEMSGASNEKLLDFPVRKQILKKDQISNLQLFETSKTKHYWSSTLGLCRFLSDSDLAEISKRQSVDNFKDIGNISSGKALERSVSLSGLNTKTEILANMKLAPTLRRSCRQSLINEINVNDRVQDIVKEHILKQLAHSVDSESDDDLQNYSFDQLLAKKQRQNYLAQSFESKFNQPAPFKNQCDFPEDSFSSNYHENEVTFSSNEERGEDKGRQSSKESSPMGEKPSKFRSDYYSLCMVGSNRSLFSGSNEGESDQILIDEPQCVNCKDPSNCRQCTKAKNTEEFDEISRQLQSLSKTVNALQQSLTGVDSCDSDAESNEDHSHMFISPNSDFHGDGYQWVEDDEFYLTPCGGELIMGASPFSDTGACAEWINEYADDTSCNDEFEFYGNFADEKIDVRQFQAPIKEEEEIHKYEESRTVTPPQSKSPIQRGKNGPQPCDSYSKQKALKKLRGEGHVRHHSDGHLSKINHESKANGTEERIGSIYRSRERTEDNKMSDPQVRAAMLDAMVHLSGASMDSLDDNIGVDHVMCSRLLGGDKGPVRSTGTRSAVDLSQFFVRYGEPEEEAVAAFDFLDEIPADPLQQQMTGLTISQSNTVSQCPQTELTNKGPENKSLPVQKQLESENSQTKEEKCQDIKGNTENKSKLQKPEKKFFNFTRSKSTKSTDNSKEKDSKLPKKVKSKEIKEKDKETPKEKSKIPKFRSSSSERKVSKQFSVKTMPENSIKSTGLKHFNSGSQEHVLSLKTNHRIVDKL encoded by the exons GCTCTCAGGGAAGAATGTGTGAAGTTACAGACCAGAGTTCAAGATTTAGAATTTCAGAACAAAGAACTGAATTGTCTATTCCAACAGAAAGTGAAATACTCATCAGATACTGTTCTGCAA TCTCTTCCACCCAGTCAGACAGTATCTACCAGTACATTATGTGAGAGTACAGGGTATTACAATAGTGTTTGTAGTCTTCCACCATCATCATCTGTATCTGTAGAAACTATG CACATCACGTCCACTTCACATAGTATTGTACAGTCCACTGCACTTATGCATCACCCTTCCACAAGCACAGACTCTCTACCCAGTTCAGACAAT GCATTTGAAGACTGTAATACTCTGACCAATAACAAATGTAATTCACCAAACTGTGGAACTAATTGTGACAATGGAAAGTGTAGGACAAAAATAGAAACAGAATTTCCTGCAACAAATTCTAGTCCGAAAATGAAGCATGTTAGTGTTGTAGAGCGTGCAAGTGAAAAAGCCAAACAACGAAGCTCTTCCACCTCATCGTTAAATACAGGAAGTAAAATCAGGACTTATAGATCTAATTCAACGAATGCATCATTAGGGAAAAGTAAAATTATTCCTCCTGGTAAAATTTCTCAGAGTTCTTCAAATGTATCAGCCAATCAGATAGAAACTACTGTACAAATAAACCAATCAGATTCAAGTGTTAAACGAAGAAGCCTGTCTCAACCAGATCATATCAATAAAACTGTTACAAATGTAAACCAGTCTAAAACTGGTTCCAAACCTACAAGGACTGAATTGAGTAAATCATCGAGTAAattgaattcaaaattacaaaagtCTTCAAGTTCGTCAAGTATACCAACTAAAAAGACAAGTAAATCTCAATCATTACTACCTCAATCCACGGGATCACAAAGTCGACTTCCTCAGAAAAAGACAGAACACGACTCAGGCAGAAAAAACTCAGGACAATTAACTCATGGAAGTTCCAACTCAAGAGTGCCTAAAACTGTACCATCTATAAAAACTCAGGGATCATCTGTATCAAAACTCAATCAAACTAGTACTCAGTCTGATATAAATACAAAAGTAAGGGAAGTAACTCCCACAAATAATCAGCCAGCTAGAGTACCATCATTTCCAAACGGccagtatttttatgattatagTGATGAAGATAGTGATATTAATCGTCCAATCTCAGGATGTAGTAACGGATCAACGATTTCAATTAACGAAATTTTAGATGATGATGACGATACAGATACATTATTAGATGCAGACTTTACTGCAGAAAAATTTGCTTTTTTTGAAACTCCACAATTTATGCAAgctgaagaaaagaaaaaggaaaaagcTAGAAAAAAGAAGGAGAAATCAATATTTTCTAGTTTACGTGGCAAACCAGATATTGTTAAGGATACGGAATATAGTgaacaaaagaataaaataaaaagtccACGATCACATAGACGTAGAAGTTCATTACCACAttctaataaaacaaaacaaccaaATCGACCTTCGTCACTTGTGTTGAATTCCAAagacaaaaataacataaaacatggaTATAGTTCTTCAAGCTTGAGTAGTAGTGAAAGTGATGAAAACTGGTCCCCACAATTTGCAAGACAGTACCAGTTAAAACTGTACAAAGCTCGCAATAAATCAGGAAGTAGTGAAAGTGGAAGTATGTCTGGTTCCTTGTCGGAAAAGACCCAGTTGAAATCGTCACAGGAACTAACACCTACCGTGAGTGAAAAATCATTCTGTTCTCAAACTGAGGCTAGGGACAAGGATATTTATAGAGAGGTGAttgttgtaaaaaatattgataattcaAATGTTAACTCTCTAAATAGGAAAAGAGGACCTCCACCTCCTATTCCTAAAAAACCTCCAATAGCTGGCCGCCGCTCGCCTGGAATTATAATGGGTATACAATCCCCTGGATTACGTAACAAAACGCTCTCAACTCACCAAGAACTGAGCTTATTGAGACCTCATGAATTCAAAACTGGGGTGTTTGATAATGTTGATGCTATTCATTCAGTCAGTGTTATCGCTGAACAAACTGTTAATCAGACTCATAAATACATGTCCTCTGATTCAAGTTTCGAAAGCGTGAAAAATGAAAAAGTGGAAAGATCGGGAAGTAAAGATGATGGATATTCAACTATGTCTAGTGATATTCAACCAGAAATGTTAGAAAAATTTAGTGATTCTTCATTAAAAAGAGATGCTATATTCCGAAACGATTTTCAGGTTAGAAACGATATGACTGTCATGCATGTTACGGATTCTAGTCACAAATTTGTTAATTGTGGGACTTCTCCATTGGACACATCTGTTGTGAATTCAAATTCTCCAAAACGTTCCTCACCAAACATGCAAGATAAAAATGGAGGGTATAATTCATTAGGAAGAGTTAAAGCTATGAAACAAATGTTTGAAGCTGAATgtcaaaaacaaaatgatactTGTAAAAGATTTCCTCTCCGTAAATCATTTTCCGTTGATAGTAAATTAGGGCACAATGAAAAAACTTTAAACCGCAGATCTCTTGGTGATGATGTTCAACTTAATGTTACTGAAATTGACCAGACTGAATCTAAAAATAGGTCATCGTCATGGGGAAACAACTCTCATCAAGTGACCGATTCTTTGCATCAAAATGATACCGCAGATCTCTTGGACAAGGATAATAAATATTCACAAAATAAGCGACAAATTGAGGATAGAACAAATTTAAAGGAACAAGATCATTATGTCTCAAAACTTGATCATGTGACTTTGAGTTCTGATCATGTGACATCAACTTCCAGAAGCCACATGACATCAGACAGAAATTCTATATATCACATGTTAAATGACAGTGAAGAGAACTTTCTTTCGGACATTCCAGAAGAAAAAGAAGACTATGGAGAAATGTCGGGAGCTTCTAATGAAAAATTATTAGATTTTCCTGTTAGAaagcaaattttgaaaaaagaccAAATATCAAATCTACAGCTTTTTGAAACTTCCAAAACTAAGCATTACTGGTCATCCACTTTGGGATTGTGTAGATTTTTGTCTGATTCTGATCTTGCTGAAATATCAAAGAGGCAGTCTGTTGACAATTTTAAAGACATTGGCAATATCAGTTCTGGAAAAGCATTAGAGAGATCAGTGTCTCTATCAGGTCTTAATACAAAAACAGAGATATTAGCAAACATGAAGCTAGCGCCAACATTGCGTAGAAGTTGTCGTCAATCATTGATTAATGAGATTAACGTCAATGATAGAGTGCAAGATATTGTCAAGGAGCATATTCTAAAACAG cTTGCCCATTCAGTTGACAGTGAGTCAGACGACGATCTCCAGAACTACAGCTTTGATCAACTTCTGGCAAAGAAACAAAGACAAAACTACCTGGCACAGTCTTTTGAG TCAAAGTTCAACCAACCAGCTCCATTCAAAAACCAATGTGATTTCCCTGAAGATTCTTTCTCTTCAAattaccatgaaaatgaggttactTTTTCGTCTAATGAAGAGAGAGGAGAAGATAAGGGTAGACAATCCAGTAAAGAATCTAGTCCAATGGGAGAAAAGCCTTCCAAGTTTAGAAGTGATTACTACAGTCTCTGTATGGTAGGATCAAATCGTAGTTTATTTTCGGGAAGTAATGAAGGTGAATCTGACCAAATTTTAATTGATGAACCACAGTGTGTTAACTGCAAAGATCCTTCAAATTGTAGACAATGTACAAAAGCTAAAAATACTGAAGAATTTGATGAAATTTCTCGACAACTTCAAAGTCTTTCGAAAACCGTAAATGCCTTACAGCAGAGCTTGACCGGTGTGGATAGCTGTGATTCTGATGCTGAATCTAACGAAGACCATTCCCACATGTTTATATCACCTAACTCTGATTTCCATGGTGACGGTTATCAATGGGTTGAGGATGATGAATTTTATTTGACACCATGCGGAGGTGAGCTCATTATGGGTGCTTCTCCATTTTCTGATACAGGTGCTTGTGCCGAGTGGATTAATGAATATGCAGATGATACTTCCTGTAATGATGAATTTGAATTTTACGGAAACTTTGCTGATGAAAAAATAGATGTTCGTCAATTCCAAGCTCCAATCAAAGAGGAGGAAGAAATTCACAAATATGAAGAATCAAGAACAGTAACTCCACCTCAAAGTAAATCTCCAATTCAGAGAGGTAAAAATGGTCCTCAGCCATGCGACAGTTACAGTAAACAGAAAGCACTGAAAAAGCTAAGAGGTGAAGGTCATGTAAGACACCATAGTGATGGACATCTTTCTAAAATCAATCATGAGAGCAAGGCAAATGGAACAGAGGAAAGGATTGGTTCTATTTATAGATCAAGGGAGAGAACTGAAGATAACAAAATGTCTGATCCACAG GTGAGAGCAGCTATGTTGGATGCCATGGTTCATTTAAGCGGAGCTAGCATGGATAGCTTAGATGATAACATTGGCGTAGATCATGTGATGTGCTCTCGACTCCTAGGTGGAG ACAAAGGACCAGTCCGATCCACAGGTACCAGATCAGCTGTAGACCTGTCTCAGTTTTTTGTTCGATATGGGGAACCAGAAGAAGAAGCAGTAGCAGCCTTTGATTTCCTGGATGAGATTCCTGCTGATCCACTTCAGCAGCAGATGACAGGTTTAACAATCAGCCAATCAAATACAGTGTCTCAGTGTCCACAAACAGAACTGACCAATAAGGGACCAGAAAACAAATCACTTCCTGTTCAAAAACAATTGGAATCTGAAAATTCTCAAACTAAAGAGGAAAAGTGTCAGGATATTAAAGGGAAtacagaaaataaaagtaaacttcAAAAACCGGAAAAAAAGTTTTTCAATTTCACAAGGAGTAAATCAACTAAATCTACAGATAATTCTAAAGAAAAGGATAGCAAGCTTCCGAAGAAGGTCAAAAGTAAAGAGATaaaggaaaaagacaaagagACTCCAAAGGAAAAATCTAAAATTCCAAAGTTCAGAAGTTCAAGCAGTGAACGAAAAGTTTCTAAGCAGTTTAGTGTCAAAACAATGCCAGAAAACTCTATAAAATCTACAGGTTTGAAACATTTCAATTCAGGATCTCAGGAACATGTTTTGTCTTTAAAAACAAACCATAGAATTGTTGATAAATTGTAA